The window ACCCACACACGGGCGCGGTGAGAGCGTGCGAGCGTAATTGACCGAGAGGGTTCGAGCATGTTCGAAAACCTGTCATTGCTATCCTTCGCCAGCGGCGGCTGGGGTTCAGCCTTGCTGGCCGGCGCTCTGGTGACCATTGTCCTGGCCCTGAGCTGCCTGCCGATTGGCCTGCCGCTAGGCCTGGGCCTGGCCTTGGCCGCCCGTTCCCGACGACGCTCGTTGCGCTCCATGAGCACGGTGTTTGCCACCGTGTTCCGCGGGCTACCCGAGCTGCTGACGCTGTTGATAATCTATTACGGCTGCCAGATCGGTGCGCAAAAACTGTTGGCCGCGATGGGCTACGAGGCCGAAGTCGCGATCAACCCCTTCGTCGCCGCTATGATCGCCTTCAGCCTGGTGTTCGCCGCGTTTTCCAGCCAGATCTGGCTGGGCGCTTTCAAAACCGTGCCCAAGGGCCAGTTCGAAGCTGCAGCCGCCCTGGGCCTGTCTCGACGCACAACCTTTACCAAGGTGGTACTGCCGCAATTGGTACGCATTGCTTTGCCGGGCCTGTCGAATAACTGGCTGTCGCTGCTCAAGGACACCTCGCTGGTGTCAACCATCTCCCTGGTCGACCTGATGCGCCAGACCAACCTGGCAGTCAGCGTCACCAAGGAACCAATGCTGTTCTACACAGTGGCCTGCTTTGGCTACCTGTTTTTCTCGGCCATTTCCGGCCGCCTGTTCCAGTTCCTGGAGAAGTATTTCAGCCGCCATCAACGGAGCGTTCGCCCATGAGCTTCGATGATTTGCAAAATCTGTTCCTCAGCCCTGACTTGTTGGAGCGTTACGGTCCCCGCTTCATCGAAGGTCTGTTGGTGACTGCCAAGCTGGTGGCCATTTCCTTCACCCTTGGCGCTCTGCTCGGCCTGGTGATCGCCTTGGGCCGGTTGTCGAGTAACCGCTTTATCAGCCGTTTTACCGGCGTCTATGTGTATTTCTTCCGCGGCTCGCCGCTGCTGGCACAGCTGTTCATGCTCTATTACGGCCTGGGCTCGTTCAAAGGCTTCTGGCAGGACGTGGGTTTGTGGTGGTTCTTCCGTGACGCTTGGTTCTGCACGCTGCTGGCCTTCACCCTGAACACCGCGGCCTATCAGGCCGAGATTTTGCGCGGCAGCATCCTGGCCGTGACCCAAGGCCAGCGCGAGGCCTCGAAAGCCCTCAGCCTGTCGCGCTGGACCACCTTTCGCAAAGTCATCTTGCCGCAATCCCTGCTGGTCGCCATTGGCCCGCTGGGCAATGAACTGATCCTGATGATCAAGGCCAGCGCCATTGCCTCGCTGGTGACCATCTACGACTTGATGGGAGTGACGAAGTTGGCCTTCTCGCGCAGTTTCGACTTCCAGATCTACCTCTGGGCCGCCGTGCTCTATCTGCTGATTGTGGAAGTCGTGCGGCGCAGCCTGAACGCGCTCGAGGGCCGCCTCGGCCGTCACCTTCAGTAAACCAATTTTCTCGGGCTGCCATGCGCGCCCCAGCATCAGGGATACACCATGCATTGCGAAACCATCGTTCTGGGCGCAGGGATTGTCGGCGTCAGTACCGCGCTCCAGTTACAGGCCCGTGGCCGTAAGGTCGTGCTCATCGACCGCCAGCAGCCGGGTAACGGTACCAGCCACGGCAACGCCGGGCTGATCGAGCGCGCCAGCGTAATTCCGTACGCGTTCCCGCGCCAACTGTCGACCCTGTTGCGCTATGCGGGCAACCAGCAGTCGGACGTGCGCTACAGCCTGAAATACCTGCCCAAGGCCAGTCCATGGCTGCTGCAGTACTGGCGGCACTCCGGGACCAAAGGCTTGGCCGCCGCAACCCGGGCCATGCTGCCGTTGGTGGAGCACTGCGTCAGCGAACACGACCTGCTCTCTGCACCGGCCGGCATGGATCACTTGATCCAGGCCAGTGGCTGGGTCGAGGCCTACAATTCTCCACTGGCGTTTGCCAAGGCCCAACGCGACGCTGCTGCGCTCATGGACTATGGCCTCAATTACGAAGTGCTCGACCACGACCAAATGCATGCCCGTCAACCGGGCTTGCACAGTTGCGTGGTCGGCGGCATTCACTGGCTTGACCCCAAGACCGTCAGCGACCCCGGCGGCCTGACACGCGGTTATGCCGAACTGTTCGTCAAACGCGGCGGCGTGTTCGTCCTTGGTGACGCCCTATCCTTGCGCCAGCGCGTGGGTAAATGGGAAGTGCAGAGCGAACAAGGCCTGGTGATTGCAGACGAAGCCGTGGTCGCCCTCGGCCCGCAAGCCCGGGGCATTTTCGAGCCACTAGGGTATGACATTCCACTGGCGATCAAGCGCGGTTATCACATGCACTATGCCGCCCTGCCTGGTACGCGCTTGCAACGACCGCTGCTTGACCCGGTGGGCGGTTATGTCCTGGCACCGATGGTCGGCGGCATTCGCCTGACCACCGGGATTGAGTTCGCCGACAGCCAGGACCCGGTCAACGAAATCCAGCTACGTCGCTGCGAAGAGCTGGCGCGCGCCTTTTACCCGCTGGGCGAACGCTTGGATGCCGTGCCTTGGCTGGGACGCCGTCCATGCTTGCCCGACATGTGCCCGGTGATCGGTCCGGCGCCACGACACAAAGGTTTATGGTTCAACTTCGGGCATGCCCACCATGGCCTGACCCTCGGCCCGGTCTGCGGCCGTCTGCTGGCCGAGTTGATGACCGGTGCCACCCCCTTTACCAACCCAGCCCCGTACAGCGCCGAGCGCTTTCACTGATTGCCGGAGACAAGACCATGCATGCCCTCTCTGCCCTTCTAAACACGCCGCTCGCCGCAAGCCCGGACACCCGTAAGGTGGTGGTTGATATCGCCGGCCTGAATAAGTTCTATGGCGCCTTCCATGTGCTGCAAAACATCGATCTGAAAGTGCGCGAAGGCGAGCGCATCGTGCTCTGTGGGCCTTCCGGCTCTGGAAAATCGACGCTGATCCGCTGCATCAACCGCCTGGAAATCGCCGAAAAAGGCCGCATTCTGGTCAACGACACCGACTTGGCCCAGACCAGCCGCGAGGCCGCCAAGGTCCGCAGTGAAATTGGCATGGTGTTCCAGCATTTCAATCTGTTCCCGCACATGAGCGTGCTCGATAACTGCACCCTGGCCCCGATTTCGGTGCGTGGTCTGAGCCGCAAGAAGGCCGAGGAACTGGCCCAGCACTTCCTGCAAAAAGTTGGTATCGCCAGCCAGGCCAGCAAGTACCCCAGCCAGCTCTCGGGGGGACAGCAACAGCGCGTGGCCATCGCCCGGGCGTTGTGCATGGAACCCAAAATCATGCTGTTTGACGAACCCACCTCGGCGCTTGATCCGGAGATGGTAAGCGAAGTGCTGGATGTGATGGTCAACCTGGCCGGCAGCGGTATGACCATGCTCTGCGTGACCCACGAAATGGGCTTTGCCCGGCAAGTGGCCGAGCGCGTGCTGTTTCTCGATGGCGGCCAGATCATTGAGGACGCGCCGCCTCAGGACTTCTTCAGCGCACCGAACAGCGCGCGGGCCAAGGCCTTTCTTGCGCAAATTTTACACTGAGGACACATAAGAGCACGGCTTGCCTTCGCTGGCTGTGCCGTCCCTACGCCAGGCGTAGGCGTTTATCAACACACTTGCGCGCACAGCAGTTTCTTTTAGACATCCGCCACTACTGATATCAGCAAAAGGAATATTCAATGACTAATATGCTGGCGAATAATGCCGCCCCGAAAACCTCTTCGGTTACCGTCTGTGATCAAGCGCAGACAGCGGCACTGCTAGATTTCAAAAAACTCGTTGACGCTATTGCCCAAGCCGCAACCGAGCTCGAAGCAGGTTCAATTCTCAGCCCTGAGCGCATGGTTGTACCCTTGGGTGACGGCGGTGTTTTGCTGAGCATGCCCGCCACCGCCAAGGACATCGGCATCCACAAGCTGGTTAACGTCCAGCCGGGGAATGTGCAGCGTCAGCTTCCCACGATCAACGGCATGGTAACTGTATGTGATGCCGTGACCGGACAAATAAAGTGCTTGCTCGACGGCCCAGAGGTCACGGGGCGTCGTACTGCGGCAGTAACCCTTTTAGCGATTCGGACGCTGTTGCAGCGTGAACCGGAACAGATCTTACTGTTCGGGACCGGCGCACAAGCACGTCATCACGTACAAGCTATCAATGCCCTGCACCCACAGTGCAAGCTGTGGGTCCGAGGAATTGACGCGCAAGCGACGGCAGACTTCTGCAACAAAAATCGAGACCTGCACGAGCATTTGCAACCGTGCGGCGACAGCATTCCCGACGTGGATGTGGTAATCACCGTAACCACCAGCACAGAACCGGTCTACAACGAGCCAGCCAAGCCTGGTCGATTGATTATTGGTGTAGGTGCATTCAAGCCAGAGATGGCGGAGCTTGGCAAAGTCACTTTAGACGGTAGCGTTCTCTATGCGGACGATACTGCCGGTGCGCAGCACGAAGCAGGCGACCTGCTGCGGGCAGGTGTGGATTGGTCTCAAGTCAGATCGCTGGCCGCAGCCATTCGCGGTCCAATCGACTCGTCACGACCCCTAGTATTTAAAAGCGTTGGTACCGCGGCTTGGGACCTGGCCGCTTCGCGGGTCGCGCTCCACTCCCTTGCCAGCCAATAGCCCGATTCGGGCGGTGCGGTCGGCGGGACGATGCCCTTGTTCGCGCCCATCGGCGCGGCGCACCCAATCGTTCTCGGCCACGCCGCGCCAGCACGTCCATGTCCCAGAGGCTGTAATTTTTTACGAGTTTTTTTGCGTGGCCGATTGCAGCCAGTCGTGGATATCAGCTATCGGCCCGCAGGCCAGCAGTGATTATTACCCCATTCAAAACAATCTCACTAAGTGACCAAGGAGCATGAACGCAAGTGGGCACTCTCACTTAGCTCTCCCACCTGGCATTAAACCGAATTCGGTTATCGCGGGTCACCGAACATGTTCGTGTCGATTGAAGCCTCAAACATTAGCGGGCGGTAGTCGTATCCCGGACTGGATTTAACACCATCACTCCATCCAACTCTCAATGTTCAACTGGTCGCCAGCCCCAAGCCACATAACTAAGGGTCGCGACAGGCAGAAATCGGCCAAAAGCAGCCCGTGGCGAGGTAGTGCAATCGAGACATCGCTGCGGGAAAGTTCCAGCCCCGATATCACTTCTCAGTAGCCGCTGCATTACGTGCCAACAGGTCGCCACGTAGAGGCCTGAAGGAAAGGCCATTGCTTGAGCATTGCGGCGCGCACAGCTTCTACGCCTTGCAAGGTATCCGCGCAGTTGACCACCGCGGAAAAGCTTCGCATGGTCAGTAGGAAGTCTTCAGAACCCAGCGATTGGCATTGTTCAAAGGAACCGATGGGCTGGCAGAACATCGGTTGCATTTCCACGTCATAGCCTTGGGACCGGGTGAATGCCTGGAATTCAGGCATAGCAAGACGAGCCGGTGTACCGCTGAGTGCCGGCCCCTGCCAGACGTTCGTAATGAGGCCCCTCGACGGATAATCGCTCAACCCTTGGTTTTGTCTGGCCTCGAACTGGGCGAAACAGAACGAACTGTTTGTCGCGCTGCTGACAGGGGTTGCATCGGGAGCGATCGCAGGTGTCCTCGACGTCGGTGCGACGGCGATCGGAAGCTGAGAAACTGCCCCTTGTGCCGTATCCGTTGAACCGCTGATTTCAACCAGCACGTCGATGTTAGCCCGGTGACGCCACACCTTTAGCGGTGCCGTGAAGCCAGGTCGAATGCGACTGGCAACAGCAACCAGCTCGGCCGGGCTGTTAACCGGCGTACCGGCGATTTGCAAAACGATATCGCCAGCCAACATACCTGCCTTTTCACCGCCAGTTCCCGGCTTTGGCCCCAAGACCAATACGCCGCTGGCCGAGGGTAAGCCGAACTGCTTCGCCACCTTGGGTGTAACGGCGGTGATGTGTAAACCCAGGGTTCCCAACTGATTAGCTCCTTGTGCAGGAGTTTCCGACGACGGTACGGCAGCAGGTGGAACCGTAGCCGCAACTGAAGCAGAAGGGCTGCTGACAGAGCAACTGCGTTGTGTCGCTACCTGCTGAATCACCAGGTTAACGGGGTCGTTCGCCATGCTGGGATAAGTCTCCCACCCTCTCTTGGTAGCCAGGAAAGTTTCACAATCCATTGCGTAGTAGGTCGCAGGGTCTTTTGACTTTCGCAGGTATTCCGCTGTTTCAGCGCGCTCCGCAGCGCTGTACATGGGGTTGATGCACGATGCCAGAAGCGGGAGCAGAGCAAGCGTTAAGGCAAAGCGTTTAGTCGACATGGACTTCCCTGATGCTGGGGCGTTGAGACAAGTCCGAGCAAGTTAGCGTTTGACCATCATGCTGTCCAACGCCAGGCTCAGAAATCTACCGCCCACTGCAACTGGACGAGTGGCATCGGGCCACACCGTTCGTGCGTATACAACTTAACGGCACTTTGCCATGATGCGGCACGATCCGTTAGAACTCATCACAGGGAAGCGAAATGCTTGCACATATCCTCAAGTCAGGCTCTCGCTTTGCCTTCGCATTGTCTCTCACCGGCCTGACGGGTTGCGCCTCCGATGGTGGACTGGGCGATGCTGCGCTGTTCGGCGCGATGCTCCTACCTATGCCGGCGGGATTGGACACCAGCGTAGTGACCACTGCCGTCGGCGTCGCGGCCGGTGCCTACGTCGTTTCCTCGGTGGCTAGTACGGACTCCGCCAACGTTTCACCTGCGACCTCCACGATTGCCGCACCTCAAGGCATGCCACCCATAGACTTGCAAAAACTGGTCACCCGGGAAACGCCGGAACGGTATCGCTTCAAGTCGTGCGATTACATTGAGATGGCCCTCAGCGAGGTGCCGATGTACCAGGCTAGTGCTGAGCCAATGATGAAACAGGTCGGCAATGCTCGTAAAGAAGCGGCCAGCCCGATATGGCTTGAGAAGCACTGCCAGTCCGCCAACCTGCCTCGCGGCAGGGTCGGCATCAGCATGGACACTATCGATCCGCAGCGGGCGATGGCCTTGTCACAGCCCCCGGCTGGCGTGGTGGTCCTGGCGACCGTTCCGGGCAGCGGTGCTCAACAGGCAGGCATACAGCCTCAGGATATAATCGTGGCCGTCGATAACAAGCCGATCGGTGATTCAATCGATTTCAGGGTCGAACTCGCCAAGATCGCCATCGGTTCTCGGGCCAATCTAAAGGTTTGGCGAGGCAACGCTTTTAGCATCGTGCCTGTTGTCGTGGGCCCTGGCGGGACCCAGGTATCAGTGACGCCGGTGCCGGCAAACGGCGCAACGGCTACGTCATCGACCGACGCACTGTATTGCACCGCAGTGGTGTCCACTCAGCATACTTACGGCGCTACCGTCAGCCCGGTCAAATTGATCAGCGGTGCAGCGAACGACATGCAAACCTCGCTGAAGGGATATATCGCCAAAGTGAAACAGGAACAACCCGGCGTCTGGGGGAATTTCATACTCAACCCCGCCGTTTGCGCACCGGGCGCGGTGGTTTGCATGGCCGAGGCCAAAGGGCCGACTGGCAAAACCCAGAACGCCTTCGAGTTTTGTCATCCGACCCAAGCCAAGGCGGACGCTGAACTGAGCCAGATGCGTCAGGGTGATCCCCAAGCAGTCGTCGTCAACTGGCCTTGAACGGTTGAGGCGTTGATTGGAGCGAATGCCTGCGGCCTTTTATGTAGAAACCTAATCTACGGAACGCCCGCTGAACGATTTAGCCAATCTTTTGCATCGACCAGTTGAATTAACAACCAATAGCTGTCGCATGGGGACTACTGCTGTTGGCCGATTTGCTGGCTGTCGCCACCGACAACTATGGGTTGATTCGGTCAGTCGTGAACAGGCAGACATCGGCCAAAAGCGGGAGCTCCCGAGTGTCTACTAAATCAGGGGCGCTTCAGTAATTGGAAGCTTGACTAGAAAAGTGGTGCCTCCACTTGAGTCAGAACTGACATCGATTGAACCGTTATGTTGCCACGATCTCTGACGCGATGAACAGGCCCAAGCCCAGCCCCTCTGTCGGCCCGTGATCAATTGCAGATCGCTGAGAGAAACGACCCATAGGGTTAAATATAAACGGGAGAACGTCCTCTGGTATGGGCTCACCACTGTTATGGACGGTAAAAATAGCGCAGTCTTCTGAGGTCTCTAACTCCACCTTGATAGGGAGTTGATTATCTCCATGCTGTACAGCGTTGCTGATTACATTCGAGAAGACTTGTTCCATTCTGGCGCCATCGAATTGCCCTTGAACTGGAGTCTTCGCGTCGAACAAGACCATCGCCTCTGGATGAGACGCTCGGATTTCTTCGACAACACGTTCGCAAACGTGCGAGAGATCTAGATCCGTCGTTTTGACAGGAATGCCTGGGCCCATTTGGCAGCGTGTTAAATCGAGTAGGTCTCCAACAATTTGGCTCGCTCGCCGCACGCTTGTATATATCTGATTGGCAACCT of the Pseudomonas frederiksbergensis genome contains:
- a CDS encoding NAD(P)/FAD-dependent oxidoreductase, with amino-acid sequence MHCETIVLGAGIVGVSTALQLQARGRKVVLIDRQQPGNGTSHGNAGLIERASVIPYAFPRQLSTLLRYAGNQQSDVRYSLKYLPKASPWLLQYWRHSGTKGLAAATRAMLPLVEHCVSEHDLLSAPAGMDHLIQASGWVEAYNSPLAFAKAQRDAAALMDYGLNYEVLDHDQMHARQPGLHSCVVGGIHWLDPKTVSDPGGLTRGYAELFVKRGGVFVLGDALSLRQRVGKWEVQSEQGLVIADEAVVALGPQARGIFEPLGYDIPLAIKRGYHMHYAALPGTRLQRPLLDPVGGYVLAPMVGGIRLTTGIEFADSQDPVNEIQLRRCEELARAFYPLGERLDAVPWLGRRPCLPDMCPVIGPAPRHKGLWFNFGHAHHGLTLGPVCGRLLAELMTGATPFTNPAPYSAERFH
- a CDS encoding ABC transporter permease — translated: MFENLSLLSFASGGWGSALLAGALVTIVLALSCLPIGLPLGLGLALAARSRRRSLRSMSTVFATVFRGLPELLTLLIIYYGCQIGAQKLLAAMGYEAEVAINPFVAAMIAFSLVFAAFSSQIWLGAFKTVPKGQFEAAAALGLSRRTTFTKVVLPQLVRIALPGLSNNWLSLLKDTSLVSTISLVDLMRQTNLAVSVTKEPMLFYTVACFGYLFFSAISGRLFQFLEKYFSRHQRSVRP
- a CDS encoding ABC transporter permease, with translation MSFDDLQNLFLSPDLLERYGPRFIEGLLVTAKLVAISFTLGALLGLVIALGRLSSNRFISRFTGVYVYFFRGSPLLAQLFMLYYGLGSFKGFWQDVGLWWFFRDAWFCTLLAFTLNTAAYQAEILRGSILAVTQGQREASKALSLSRWTTFRKVILPQSLLVAIGPLGNELILMIKASAIASLVTIYDLMGVTKLAFSRSFDFQIYLWAAVLYLLIVEVVRRSLNALEGRLGRHLQ
- a CDS encoding amino acid ABC transporter ATP-binding protein: MHALSALLNTPLAASPDTRKVVVDIAGLNKFYGAFHVLQNIDLKVREGERIVLCGPSGSGKSTLIRCINRLEIAEKGRILVNDTDLAQTSREAAKVRSEIGMVFQHFNLFPHMSVLDNCTLAPISVRGLSRKKAEELAQHFLQKVGIASQASKYPSQLSGGQQQRVAIARALCMEPKIMLFDEPTSALDPEMVSEVLDVMVNLAGSGMTMLCVTHEMGFARQVAERVLFLDGGQIIEDAPPQDFFSAPNSARAKAFLAQILH
- the lhpI gene encoding bifunctional Delta(1)-pyrroline-2-carboxylate/Delta(1)-piperideine-2-carboxylate reductase is translated as MTNMLANNAAPKTSSVTVCDQAQTAALLDFKKLVDAIAQAATELEAGSILSPERMVVPLGDGGVLLSMPATAKDIGIHKLVNVQPGNVQRQLPTINGMVTVCDAVTGQIKCLLDGPEVTGRRTAAVTLLAIRTLLQREPEQILLFGTGAQARHHVQAINALHPQCKLWVRGIDAQATADFCNKNRDLHEHLQPCGDSIPDVDVVITVTTSTEPVYNEPAKPGRLIIGVGAFKPEMAELGKVTLDGSVLYADDTAGAQHEAGDLLRAGVDWSQVRSLAAAIRGPIDSSRPLVFKSVGTAAWDLAASRVALHSLASQ
- a CDS encoding S1C family serine protease, with product MLAHILKSGSRFAFALSLTGLTGCASDGGLGDAALFGAMLLPMPAGLDTSVVTTAVGVAAGAYVVSSVASTDSANVSPATSTIAAPQGMPPIDLQKLVTRETPERYRFKSCDYIEMALSEVPMYQASAEPMMKQVGNARKEAASPIWLEKHCQSANLPRGRVGISMDTIDPQRAMALSQPPAGVVVLATVPGSGAQQAGIQPQDIIVAVDNKPIGDSIDFRVELAKIAIGSRANLKVWRGNAFSIVPVVVGPGGTQVSVTPVPANGATATSSTDALYCTAVVSTQHTYGATVSPVKLISGAANDMQTSLKGYIAKVKQEQPGVWGNFILNPAVCAPGAVVCMAEAKGPTGKTQNAFEFCHPTQAKADAELSQMRQGDPQAVVVNWP
- a CDS encoding S1C family serine protease — its product is MSTKRFALTLALLPLLASCINPMYSAAERAETAEYLRKSKDPATYYAMDCETFLATKRGWETYPSMANDPVNLVIQQVATQRSCSVSSPSASVAATVPPAAVPSSETPAQGANQLGTLGLHITAVTPKVAKQFGLPSASGVLVLGPKPGTGGEKAGMLAGDIVLQIAGTPVNSPAELVAVASRIRPGFTAPLKVWRHRANIDVLVEISGSTDTAQGAVSQLPIAVAPTSRTPAIAPDATPVSSATNSSFCFAQFEARQNQGLSDYPSRGLITNVWQGPALSGTPARLAMPEFQAFTRSQGYDVEMQPMFCQPIGSFEQCQSLGSEDFLLTMRSFSAVVNCADTLQGVEAVRAAMLKQWPFLQASTWRPVGT